One region of Streptomyces capillispiralis genomic DNA includes:
- a CDS encoding FadR/GntR family transcriptional regulator → MDPEHASVTGRKKSQRPRTTHREVADELRARIRSGALRPGQRMPTQAQLAAEFGVERPAVRQALRVLQAEQLLTNVSKGVPATVADDPDRALTGPAAPPLPTTAALAPRIAAAFAAEHVRIDAVCLTAVSLTLAIGEPLRQIHAGRRKPAKVDVRVLLPSRNIDLAFPTPVEGRGGTDGPVHERWLSMRNAQGQVLRHNLLALRATHGIDVRVSFRALPFTPPVKLYLLNGVEALFAYYTVVRGETQIGQENLETYDAQGIRSMLFAFERGTGPRDTAFVEQSRRWFDALWETISSELVLTG, encoded by the coding sequence GTGGACCCGGAACACGCCTCCGTCACGGGGCGGAAGAAGTCACAGCGGCCACGGACAACACATCGTGAGGTGGCCGACGAACTGCGCGCGCGGATCAGGTCCGGGGCGCTGCGGCCGGGTCAGCGCATGCCCACCCAGGCCCAGCTCGCCGCCGAGTTCGGCGTGGAGCGGCCCGCGGTCCGCCAGGCGCTGCGCGTGCTGCAGGCGGAGCAGTTGCTCACCAACGTCTCCAAGGGGGTGCCGGCCACCGTCGCCGACGACCCCGACAGGGCGCTGACCGGCCCCGCGGCACCTCCGCTGCCCACCACGGCGGCCCTCGCCCCGCGGATCGCCGCCGCCTTCGCGGCCGAGCACGTGCGGATCGACGCCGTCTGCCTGACCGCGGTCTCCCTCACCCTGGCCATCGGGGAGCCGCTGCGCCAGATCCACGCGGGGCGGCGGAAACCGGCCAAGGTCGACGTGCGGGTGCTGCTGCCCAGCCGGAACATCGACCTGGCCTTCCCCACCCCGGTCGAGGGGCGCGGCGGGACGGACGGCCCGGTCCACGAGCGGTGGCTGTCGATGCGCAACGCCCAGGGGCAGGTGCTCCGGCACAACCTGCTCGCCCTGCGTGCCACGCACGGCATCGACGTGCGGGTCTCCTTCCGGGCGCTGCCCTTCACCCCGCCGGTGAAGCTGTACCTGCTCAACGGCGTGGAGGCGCTGTTCGCCTACTACACGGTGGTCCGCGGCGAGACGCAGATCGGCCAGGAGAACCTGGAGACGTACGACGCCCAGGGCATCCGGTCCATGCTGTTCGCGTTCGAGCGGGGGACCGGCCCGCGGGACACCGCGTTCGTGGAGCAGTCCCGCCGGTGGTTCGACGCGCTGTGGGAGACGATCAGTTCGGAGCTGGTGCTCACGGGCTGA
- a CDS encoding aerial mycelium formation protein, protein MSTPGVGQPPAAVPLTQAGIGEREFHRPPTQRTDSPVLPEDGPGADLTVLGLPELRRVRREAQRDEADLSYVRRLLQGRIDILRAELARRVPGCVPSVVAPGAVSVVERLSEILRDGPARHRSSARHVTLGTPRGEEYRRLAAEALAEVELSDLGARTDAELNAAMGRLVRYEQQVSRRRQRLQRTADECSAEIARRYREGEAQVDDLLG, encoded by the coding sequence ATGAGCACACCGGGAGTGGGGCAGCCGCCTGCGGCTGTTCCGTTGACCCAGGCGGGAATCGGGGAGCGCGAGTTCCACCGGCCGCCCACACAGCGCACCGACAGTCCGGTGCTGCCCGAGGACGGGCCGGGGGCCGATCTGACCGTGCTCGGCCTGCCCGAGCTGCGGCGGGTGCGGCGGGAGGCGCAGCGGGACGAGGCGGACCTCAGCTATGTGCGGCGGCTGCTCCAGGGGCGGATCGACATCCTGCGGGCGGAGCTGGCCCGGCGCGTGCCGGGCTGTGTGCCCTCGGTCGTCGCGCCGGGGGCGGTGTCGGTCGTGGAGCGGCTGTCGGAGATCCTGCGGGACGGCCCGGCCCGGCACCGCTCCTCCGCCCGCCACGTGACACTGGGGACGCCGCGCGGCGAGGAGTACCGGCGGCTGGCGGCCGAGGCGCTCGCCGAGGTGGAGCTGTCCGACCTGGGGGCGCGCACGGACGCGGAGCTGAACGCCGCGATGGGCCGGCTGGTGCGGTACGAGCAGCAGGTCTCGCGGCGGCGGCAGCGGTTGCAGCGTACGGCCGACGAGTGCAGCGCGGAGATCGCGCGCCGGTACCGCGAGGGGGAGGCGCAGGTCGACGACCTGCTCGGGTGA
- a CDS encoding HAD family hydrolase, translating to MTSETTRTGPVRAGSETELDALRKLVKGSRVVLWDFDGPVCRLFAGHSAERVADDLVSWLEGHGLHGLLTDTERESPDPQVVLRALDRRHPGSDLVAELEQRLTHEELRATASAMPTPYADPLIRTWTAVGSRLAVATNNSPRVVRAYLDSRGLAPCFAPHIYGRTQELNRLKPDPHCVNRALNAMGAAPATALMIGDTPSDLLAARAAGVPFLGYARTERKGELLRDAGATVVVDSLEPVLRLVRR from the coding sequence GTGACCTCTGAGACGACGCGGACCGGTCCGGTGAGGGCCGGGAGCGAGACGGAACTGGACGCACTGCGCAAGCTGGTCAAGGGCTCCCGCGTCGTGCTGTGGGACTTCGACGGGCCCGTCTGCCGCCTGTTCGCCGGGCACTCGGCGGAGCGGGTGGCCGACGACCTGGTGTCCTGGCTCGAGGGGCACGGCCTGCACGGCCTGCTCACGGACACCGAACGCGAGTCCCCGGACCCGCAGGTGGTCCTGCGTGCCCTCGACCGCCGGCACCCCGGCAGCGACCTCGTCGCGGAGCTGGAACAACGCCTCACCCACGAGGAGCTGCGGGCCACCGCCTCGGCGATGCCCACCCCGTACGCGGACCCGCTGATCCGCACCTGGACCGCGGTGGGCTCCCGGCTCGCCGTCGCGACCAACAACTCCCCGCGCGTCGTGCGCGCCTACCTGGACTCCCGGGGCCTCGCCCCCTGCTTCGCCCCCCACATATACGGCCGCACCCAGGAACTGAACCGCCTCAAACCCGACCCGCACTGCGTCAACCGGGCCCTGAACGCCATGGGCGCCGCGCCGGCGACCGCGCTGATGATCGGCGACACCCCGTCCGACCTGCTCGCCGCCCGGGCGGCCGGCGTCCCGTTCCTCGGCTACGCCCGCACCGAACGCAAGGGCGAGCTGCTGCGCGACGCGGGCGCCACGGTGGTCGTGGACTCACTGGAGCCGGTGCTGCGGCTGGTCCGCCGCTGA
- a CDS encoding GNAT family N-acetyltransferase encodes MTSRADIEVRPIDGTEFADWNRALNTGFLREPTSDEEIVDARRAQFTPGRSIGAFDGGRCVATFRSFAQELTVVGGASVPADAVSNVTVTATHRRRGLLTRMMARDLAAAKERGDVVATLIAAEYPIYGRYGFGPATSTTEWTIDVPRTGLDPRWAGPEDGGRVDLVDGEEVRKLGPDLHERLRRAQPGAVSRDDLWWRITTGAVRFHPTFQEPYYVVYRSAGGEVEGMAAYTADDHWGDAKQPLNTARVKWLIGVTPAAERALWHYLCSIDWVVRVKSGWRAPDDLLPHFLPDPRAAAVTTHADWLWVRILDVVRAMEARTYGVAGSLVLEVVDRGGPAGGRYRLEASADGAGSCVPTTGSADLTLDVVELAALWLGDESAVRLAALGRVREERAGAARQADALLRTSRRPWCPDLF; translated from the coding sequence ATGACCTCCCGAGCCGACATCGAAGTACGCCCGATCGACGGGACCGAGTTCGCCGACTGGAACCGCGCCCTCAACACCGGGTTCCTGCGGGAGCCCACGTCCGACGAGGAGATCGTCGACGCGCGCCGGGCGCAGTTCACGCCCGGCCGGTCGATCGGGGCCTTCGACGGCGGGCGCTGTGTCGCCACGTTCCGTTCCTTCGCGCAGGAGCTGACCGTGGTCGGCGGCGCGAGCGTGCCCGCCGACGCCGTCTCCAACGTCACCGTCACCGCCACCCACCGCCGCCGCGGCCTGCTGACCCGCATGATGGCGCGGGACCTGGCGGCCGCGAAGGAGCGCGGGGACGTCGTCGCGACGCTGATCGCCGCGGAGTACCCGATCTACGGCCGCTACGGCTTCGGCCCGGCCACCTCGACGACCGAGTGGACCATCGACGTGCCGCGCACCGGTCTCGACCCGCGCTGGGCGGGCCCGGAGGACGGCGGCCGCGTCGACCTGGTGGACGGGGAGGAGGTCCGCAAGCTGGGGCCCGACCTGCACGAGCGGCTGCGCCGGGCGCAGCCGGGGGCGGTCAGCCGGGACGATCTGTGGTGGCGGATCACCACGGGGGCGGTGCGTTTCCACCCGACGTTCCAGGAGCCGTACTACGTGGTGTACCGGTCGGCCGGGGGCGAGGTCGAGGGCATGGCCGCCTACACGGCGGACGACCACTGGGGCGACGCCAAGCAGCCGTTGAACACGGCGCGGGTGAAGTGGCTGATCGGGGTGACCCCGGCCGCGGAGCGCGCGCTGTGGCACTACCTGTGTTCCATCGACTGGGTGGTGCGGGTGAAGAGCGGCTGGCGCGCCCCCGACGACCTGCTCCCGCACTTCCTGCCGGACCCGCGGGCCGCCGCCGTCACCACGCACGCGGACTGGCTGTGGGTGCGGATCCTGGATGTCGTACGGGCCATGGAGGCGCGGACGTACGGGGTGGCGGGGTCGCTGGTGCTGGAGGTCGTCGACCGTGGCGGGCCGGCCGGCGGGCGGTACCGGCTGGAGGCGTCGGCGGACGGGGCCGGGTCGTGTGTGCCGACCACCGGGAGCGCCGATCTCACGCTGGACGTCGTGGAGTTGGCGGCGCTGTGGCTGGGGGACGAGTCCGCGGTGCGGCTGGCGGCGCTGGGCCGGGTGCGGGAAGAACGAGCGGGCGCCGCCCGTCAGGCCGACGCCCTGCTGCGTACGTCCAGGCGACCGTGGTGCCCGGACCTGTTCTGA
- a CDS encoding phosphotransferase, translating to MPPETPSPARRHAVAACGDPSVVEGPLQGYHHETYVFPLPGEAGAAVAVRWKCREPRAGLLWFDRRCFDSEEQLLDALSGRITGIPGVTEFGGLRLQRFVEGRTLGALRASGLSVPGPLLRQVVGLFRELAGVTPETLVVKRRCEARDRPESGDTNGFLERLVCFTEENVYRANLETFGRLFADLGVDEDAFRNLRKHVSGLTERPFCLLHADLHRENFVVDDRQRLWTIDWELAMLGDPLYDLATHLYLMRYPRSQARELTGRWVSTVEEVRPGGSRGWRHDLGLLMDYKRAQSVFTDVIRAALSPGSGPGPGRDRLDRAGGKLNRILAGAAVPLGLASVPDPDRIAGALARWRRTHAGDGTVGSPHE from the coding sequence ATGCCACCCGAAACACCTTCCCCCGCCCGGCGGCACGCGGTCGCGGCGTGCGGGGATCCGAGCGTGGTCGAGGGACCGCTCCAGGGCTACCACCACGAGACGTACGTCTTCCCCCTGCCCGGCGAGGCGGGAGCGGCCGTGGCCGTCCGGTGGAAGTGCCGGGAGCCGCGCGCCGGTCTGCTCTGGTTCGACCGGCGGTGCTTCGACTCGGAGGAACAGCTCCTGGACGCGCTGAGCGGGCGGATCACCGGCATCCCGGGCGTCACGGAGTTCGGCGGACTGCGCCTGCAGCGGTTCGTCGAGGGCCGGACGCTGGGCGCGCTGCGCGCATCGGGGCTGTCCGTCCCCGGCCCGCTGCTCCGGCAGGTCGTCGGCCTCTTCCGCGAGCTGGCCGGGGTGACGCCGGAGACCCTCGTCGTCAAGCGGCGCTGCGAGGCCAGGGACCGTCCCGAGTCCGGTGACACCAACGGGTTCCTGGAGCGGCTGGTCTGCTTCACCGAGGAGAACGTCTACCGGGCGAACCTGGAGACGTTCGGGCGGCTCTTCGCGGACCTGGGCGTGGACGAGGACGCCTTCCGGAACCTCAGGAAGCACGTGTCGGGCCTGACGGAACGTCCCTTCTGCCTGCTCCACGCCGACCTGCACCGCGAGAACTTCGTCGTCGACGACCGGCAGCGGCTGTGGACCATCGACTGGGAACTCGCGATGCTCGGCGACCCGCTGTACGACCTGGCCACCCACCTGTACCTCATGCGGTACCCGCGGTCGCAGGCCCGCGAGCTGACCGGCCGGTGGGTGAGCACCGTCGAGGAGGTCCGTCCCGGCGGTTCGAGGGGCTGGCGGCACGATCTGGGGCTGCTCATGGACTACAAGAGGGCCCAGTCCGTGTTCACCGACGTCATCCGCGCGGCCCTGTCGCCGGGCTCCGGTCCGGGACCCGGGCGGGACCGGCTCGACCGTGCGGGAGGGAAGCTGAACCGGATCCTGGCCGGGGCCGCCGTGCCGCTGGGCCTCGCCTCGGTGCCGGACCCGGACCGGATCGCCGGGGCCCTCGCGCGCTGGCGCCGGACCCACGCGGGGGACGGGACCGTAGGCTCGCCGCATGAGTGA
- a CDS encoding GntR family transcriptional regulator — protein MVVTQENVSVNGSGRLSPQEIADILRERIRSGELKAGDRLPTQAELAEEFGVERGTVRQALRALQEDGLLSNVSKGSPPRIAEPAPAREEPQPTMVGLAPRLTEAFAPPRVRIDAVCLTAESLMLALSEPVRHIHEGRIRPESVDVRVMLPSRDIDLAFPVPVQEGDGTDNPVHDRWLAMRNAQARVLQHNLQALRATHGIDVHVTFRALPFTPPVKLYLLNGEEALMGYYMLTRREEEWESRTLEMYDALGSHSLLFSFLKRSGRRDQAFVEESQKWFDALWETITTDLTLS, from the coding sequence TTGGTCGTGACCCAGGAGAACGTGTCAGTGAACGGCAGCGGCAGGCTCTCGCCCCAGGAGATCGCCGACATCCTGCGGGAACGCATCCGGAGCGGCGAGCTCAAGGCGGGCGACCGGCTGCCCACGCAGGCCGAACTGGCCGAGGAGTTCGGCGTGGAGCGCGGCACCGTCCGCCAGGCCCTGCGGGCCCTCCAGGAGGACGGTCTGCTCAGCAACGTCAGCAAGGGCAGTCCGCCGCGGATCGCCGAACCGGCTCCCGCGCGGGAGGAGCCCCAGCCGACGATGGTGGGCCTCGCGCCCCGGCTGACGGAGGCGTTCGCACCGCCGAGGGTGCGGATCGACGCGGTCTGCCTGACGGCCGAGAGCCTCATGCTGGCGCTCAGCGAGCCCGTGCGCCACATCCACGAGGGCCGCATCCGCCCCGAGTCCGTCGACGTCCGCGTCATGCTGCCCTCCCGGGACATCGACCTCGCCTTCCCGGTGCCCGTCCAGGAGGGCGACGGCACCGACAACCCGGTCCACGACCGCTGGCTGGCGATGCGCAACGCCCAGGCCCGCGTGCTCCAGCACAACCTCCAGGCCCTGCGCGCCACGCACGGCATCGACGTCCACGTGACGTTCCGCGCCCTGCCCTTCACCCCGCCGGTGAAGCTGTACCTGCTCAACGGGGAGGAGGCGCTGATGGGCTACTACATGCTCACCCGGCGCGAGGAGGAGTGGGAGAGCCGCACCCTGGAGATGTACGACGCGCTGGGCTCCCACTCCCTGCTCTTCTCCTTCCTCAAGCGGTCCGGGCGGCGGGACCAGGCGTTCGTGGAGGAATCCCAGAAGTGGTTCGACGCCCTCTGGGAAACCATCACGACGGACCTGACACTCTCCTAG
- a CDS encoding TetR family transcriptional regulator has protein sequence MSETGLRERKKRRMYRTLSDTAIRLFLERGFDAVSVAEVAAAAEISKPTLFRYFPAKEDLVLHRIADHEGEAARVAGEGPAPVEALRRHFLDGLERCDPATGLNDDPEVLAFHTLLYGTPALVARLYGHLERSEDALAGALGGGLDARLAAGQIIAVRRILAQENWRRIAAGERVEDVRGDAVAAAERAFGVLAEAVPRLLADEPE, from the coding sequence ATGAGTGAGACCGGGCTGCGGGAGCGCAAGAAGCGGCGGATGTACCGGACCCTGTCGGACACCGCGATCCGGCTCTTCCTGGAGCGGGGCTTCGACGCGGTGTCCGTGGCCGAGGTGGCCGCCGCGGCCGAGATCTCCAAGCCGACGCTCTTCCGGTACTTCCCGGCGAAGGAGGACCTCGTCCTGCACCGGATCGCCGATCACGAGGGCGAGGCCGCGCGGGTCGCCGGTGAGGGCCCGGCGCCCGTGGAGGCGTTGCGGCGGCACTTCCTGGACGGGCTGGAGCGGTGCGATCCGGCCACCGGGCTCAACGACGACCCGGAGGTGCTGGCCTTCCACACGCTGCTGTACGGCACGCCGGCGCTGGTGGCGCGGCTGTACGGGCATCTGGAGCGGTCCGAGGACGCGCTGGCCGGGGCGCTCGGGGGCGGGCTCGACGCGCGGCTGGCCGCGGGGCAGATCATCGCCGTACGGCGGATCCTGGCGCAGGAGAACTGGCGGCGGATCGCGGCGGGGGAGCGGGTCGAGGACGTGCGGGGGGACGCGGTGGCGGCGGCGGAGCGGGCGTTCGGGGTGCTGGCGGAGGCCGTGCCCCGGCTCCTGGCCGATGAGCCGGAGTAA